A window of Eubacteriaceae bacterium ES3 contains these coding sequences:
- a CDS encoding corrinoid protein, with the protein MSTIAEVKTLVETGKSKKVGAAVQATLDVGVAAQEILDGMIESMGVVGEKFSAGEIFVPEMLIAAKAMSKGVDILKPVMAGENSTSLGTCIMGTVAGDLHDIGKNLVVMMLESSGFDMVDLGVDVPADKFVEAVKENDNVVLVACSGLLTTTMPALKEAVQTVKAAYPDLPVIVGGAPVTPEYADEIGADGYAPDAGSSAAKAKELIGK; encoded by the coding sequence ATGTCAACAATTGCAGAAGTAAAAACACTGGTAGAAACTGGAAAATCTAAAAAAGTAGGAGCTGCTGTACAGGCTACTTTGGATGTAGGCGTAGCTGCCCAGGAAATCCTGGATGGCATGATTGAATCCATGGGCGTTGTCGGAGAGAAATTCTCTGCCGGCGAAATCTTTGTTCCAGAAATGCTGATTGCTGCCAAAGCAATGTCAAAAGGCGTGGATATTTTAAAACCGGTTATGGCTGGTGAAAATTCTACTTCTTTAGGAACCTGTATTATGGGAACTGTTGCCGGAGACCTTCATGATATCGGTAAAAACCTGGTTGTTATGATGCTTGAAAGCTCAGGATTTGATATGGTTGACTTGGGTGTGGATGTACCTGCTGACAAATTCGTTGAAGCGGTTAAAGAAAACGATAATGTAGTTTTAGTTGCCTGCTCAGGTCTGTTGACTACTACAATGCCAGCTTTAAAAGAAGCAGTTCAGACTGTAAAAGCTGCTTACCCAGATCTTCCGGTGATTGTTGGTGGTGCGCCGGTCACGCCTGAATACGCAGATGAAATTGGAGCTGATGGATATGCACCGGATGCCGGAAGTTCAGCTGCTAAGGCGAAAGAGCTGATTGGAAAATAA